A genome region from Scomber japonicus isolate fScoJap1 chromosome 15, fScoJap1.pri, whole genome shotgun sequence includes the following:
- the prrc2a gene encoding protein PRRC2A isoform X4: protein MSERSGQTAKGKEGKTKYASLNLFDTYKGKSLETQKPVVPPRHGLQSLGKVASARRMPPPANLPSLKAENKGNDPNVSLVPKDGTGWASKPEQADPKSTDALSAPQPEPPQPVASQMPAPTRPRTPPATEVPTNTALAPASTQAVGARSWAQASVTHGTQGDGGKGSNLPSPFSREEFPTLQAAGDQDRAGREQGTADQWYGPGPSLRPQNVTSWRDGGGRALAPTLSGEGAAEGGNGGALVMDGAAGVPPQNSQSHGPPRNPPAGSPALPLPQPPVGPGFPQYRGIMPPFMYPPYLPFPGPYGPQATYRYPPPGEGPVPRFARAQGGPDNRPQGGPRDAGGEAVKRPSILKQDDLKELDELDHDGDEGWAGAHEEIDYSAKLKFSDDEGEEEGEEERTESKNELREQQRSQDGPPATSRSRASDSGGESRHTPPANADNGPQPPSSKPGWAEEGGSGWSGQGAPPNYQGRRPGLGGLREQPSPPPGPLLGQGPYSFYREDRPHNQSAPVGPGKPAQQQPAPGGPSPPSQPGLQVHGGQGEDEDETWRQRRKQSSTEISAAVERARRRREEEERRMEEERRAACAEKLKRLDEKQQQQQGSSGGPSKSPSLDGNLTAAPASSPSPSMSASASSPNISQPPSPCVDTEEPPVLVVQPGTVPVVSDRQRASSNSSYDSSAETQQCPQPAVSQPQQPTLEVPLPGEPKEETVGSPRIRAGSGGERGVDPVKIENIGGGGGGGGGGGGGGGGAGRQAGGPPGQGYSKYQKSLPPRFQRQQQEQLLKQQQQWQQQQQQQQQQQQQQHSQASQSQLSPQPQPPQGPSPGSTPQPGPGPKQGGPLYQPSNMVRPPPLPMNFDPRWMMMPYMDPRMMQGRPPPMDYYSAGMHPSGLIGRERSDSGGSGSDPFDRQQQQQQQHPGHPHRGTPPIDPKLAWGPEVFPVGGEGRGLTSPLRQKQALEDDDMAKGQRSDTPPHRMREGGLGPIQQPSSGSGTSNQTPPPVGTQVGTQGGGHHPHHYMGGRGNYSNFPDQGARMAPHQQQQRAGERGNHPHGFTHQDEGPPRGSQQGQIWGAPHPHYDRNGRADIPNVENNSHLHHHHGHHPQQPHFPLHPHKQESSRDRVVEAPAKKTDSSPPLHQPSLSSSCSSSASSTSAREDGNVKIALHHHPSHREGEVMGHGERGNSGGGSSHVKQEKTGQGYAPHSSMTSSPPPAQHGGHTQQQQQHPHPKSNQRGGREHKTETQWGPRPGSSNTGGGSSHGRRANNAGGGNNSRGGDDSSNTPSDHKPSSQGGGGNASKRAGPIKKPVLKEMKREGEVDGGEKTNQGFGKDKEQDGGQPSSTKQDASSASQNSSAPSGKEESTQSKPRNGKERSGGGGGGSGRGPKDVDSTSGFSGSRRDRDRSFERGGGAPHHHGVPTKGGRGSRGRGGEFYGRGRGYRGTYTASAGPSSGSRGRMGGRSGRDYRSSVAGGHHQESKGEGAGGRHGQDRSQHNPARARNRSETRSEGSEYEEIPKRRRERGSETGSESGASDLGHSDKEDHQKPNTKNGSDNANAAGSGNISSAPPRGSQARVFTPRGVPSRRGRGGGSGGGNMYRSGGNVGGTGGGHRVGPGSSSHGGSSKQSASVRKQQAPAQSSGPKDSNRGGNSGEKKDKMSDGGQAQSQGSNPPQPSLSAVAPATLASTENGGVVTQQAATNPTSNSGGPNSVPLPANRGFPPGGFERPPRRRRHGRSQHQQDKPPRFRRLKERENAARINGGVGVIGGGRPSSPSLNSVQDSNGAPISTPMTGNAQNANHNATLTANSNSGGGHLSNANSHHHHHYNQGNAGQTPHHHSHGAKSPDFTNQNSDQANEEWETASESSDFTEFRDREGGGKSYSSHHHHHMGRGGGGGGGEGGRGGGGGGGGGGGGGVVDRDMAGKEPSANKRSFSSQRPGMERQNRRVNTGGGAGGGGGGRGPRGPPGGGGGPGNGGGNRGERRGNWPSPKNRK, encoded by the exons ATGTCAGAGCGCTCTGGGCAAACTGCAAAGGGGAAGGAAGGCAAAACCAAGTATGCGTCTCTCAACCTGTTTGATACATACAAAGGAAAGAGCCTTGAAACACAAAAGCCTGTTG TTCCCCCCCGCCATGGCCTACAGTCTCTTGGTAAAGTTGCCTCCGCACGGCGTATGCCACCCCCTGCCAACCTGCCCAGTCTGAAGGCAGAGAACAAAGGCAACGATCCCAACGTCTCGCTCGTTCCCAAAGACGGCACAGGATGGGCAAGCAAACCGGAACAAGCGGACCCAAAGAG taCCGATGCATTGTCAGCACCGCAGCCGGAACCGCCGCAGCCTGTGGCTTCACAGATGCCTGCACCGACCCGCCCGAGAACCCCGCCGGCTACAGAGGTACCGACAAACACA GCTCTGGCCCCAGCTTCAACCCAGGCCGTAGGGGCAAGGTCCTGGGCACAGGCCAGTGTTACACATGGAACACAAGGGGATG GTGGAAAGGGATCAAACCTACCGTCGCCATTCTCTCGCGAGGAATTTCCCACCCTGCAGGCGGCTGGCGACCAGGACAGAGCTGGCAGAGAACAGGGCACTGCAGATCAGTGGTATGGGCCAGGACCAAGCCTCCGCCCCCAGA ACGTTACAAGCTGGCGGGACGGTGGGGGCCGAGCCCTGGCGCCCACCTTGTCTGGGGAGGGGGCAGCGGAGGGTGGCAACGGTGGGGCTCTGGTGATGGATGGGGCAGCTGGGGTCCCGCCGCAGAACTCCCAGTCCCACGGGCCACCTAGGAACCCTCCCGCAGGCAGCCCCGCCTTGCCCCTGCCCCAGCCCCCAGTTGGGCCAGGGTTCCCCCAATACAGAGGGATCATGCCTCCATTC atGTATCCTCCCTATCTGCCCTTTCCGGGACCCTATGGCCCTCAGGCAACCTACAGGTACCCGCCACCTGGGGAAGGGCCTGTTCCAAG gtttgCGCGTGCGCAAGGTGGTCCTGATAACAGGCCCCAGGGTGGCCCACGTGATGCAGGTGGAGAGGCGGTGAAGCGACCCTCTATCCTGAAGCAGGACGACCTGAAGGAGCTAGACGAGCTGGACCACGACGGAGACGAGGGCTGGGCAG GCGCTCACGAGGAGATTGATTACTCTGCCAAGCTGAAGTTCAGtgatgatgaaggagaggaggagggagaagaggagagaacagagagCAAGAATGAATTACG TGAGCAGCAGAGGTCCCAGGACGGCCCCCCTGCAACCTCTCGCTCTCGAGCCTCAGACAGCGGAGGAGAAAGCCGCCACACTCCTCCTGCTAATGCTGACAATggcccccaacccccctccagCAAGCCAGGATGGGCCGAGGAGGGAGGCAGTGGCTGGAGCGGCCAGGGAGCACCACCCAACTACCAG GGGCGCAGGCCTGGACTGGGTGGTCTCCGGGAGCAGCCCTCCCCCCCACCTGGGCCGCTCCTCGGACAAGGGCCCTACTCCTTTTACCGAGAG GATCGGCCCCACAACCAGAGTGCCCCTGTTGGCCCTGGAAAACCTGCCCAGCAGCAGCCAGCACCAGGAGGCCCTAGCCCTCCTTCCCAGCCTGGCCTACAGGTCCACGGGGGCCAGggagaagatgaggatgagACTTGGCGTCAGCGCAGGAAGCAGTCCTCTACAGAAATCTCCGCCGCTGTGGAGCGAGCCCGTCGACGCCGTGAGGAGGAAGAAcgcaggatggaggaggagagacgcGCCGCATGTGCTGAGAAGCTGAAGAGGCTCGACGagaagcagcaacagcagcagggcAGCAGCGGTGGCCCCAGTAAATCCCCAAGCCTTGATGGAAACTTGACAGCTGCCCCAGCAAGCAGCCCCAGTCCGTCAATGTCGGCCTCCGCCTCCTCCCCAAACATCAGCCAGCCGCCATCTCCATGTGTAGACACCGAGGAGCCTCCGGTGCTGGTTGTGCAGCCGGGGACGGTTCCTGTAgtcagtgacagacagagagcaagcagcaacagcagctatGACTCCAGCGCAG AAACCCAACAGTGTCCTCAGCCTGCCGTGTCACAGCCACAGCAGCCCACTCTGGAGGTACCTCTACCAGGAGAGCCGAAGGAGGAGACCGTCGGCAGTCCTCGCATTCGTGCGGGAAGTGGAGGTGAAAGAGGAGTCGATCCAGTGAAAATTGAGAATAtcggaggaggtggaggaggtggaggaggaggcggaggcggAGGGGGAGGAGCGGGTCGTCAAGCCGGTGGTCCTCCCGGCCAGGGTTACTCAAAGTACCAGAAGTCTCTTCCTCCTCGTTtccagaggcagcagcag GAGCAGCtcctgaagcagcagcagcagtggcagcagcagcagcagcaacaacaacaacagcagcagcagcagcacagtcagGCATCCCAGAGCCAGCTGTccccccagccccagcccccaCAGGGTCCTTCACCAGGTTCAACACCCCAGCCAGGGCCTGGACCTAAGCAGGGTGGGCCACTGTATCAACCCAGTAATATGGTTCGACCCCCACCTCTGCCAATGAACTTTGACCCTCGCTGGATGATGATGCCCTACATGGACCCCCGCATGATGCAGGGCCGCCCTCCACCTATGGACTATTATTCAGCTGGCATGCACCCGTCTG GGCTTATTGGGCGTGAGAGGTCTGATTCAGGGGGATCTGGTTCAGACCCCTTtgacaggcagcagcagcagcagcagcagcatccaggGCACCCTCACCGCGGGACTCCACCTATAGATCCTAAGCTGGCCTGGGGGCCGGAGGTATTCCCTGTCGGAGGGGAGGGTCGTGGGCTGACCTCCCCACTGAGGCAGAAGCAGGCGTTGGAGGATGATGATATGGCCAAAGGGCAGAG GAGTGACACTCCTCCACACCGCATGCGAGAGGGTGGATTGGGACCCATCCAGCAGCCCAGCTCTGGCTCCGGGACGTCCAATCAGACCCCACCACCAGTCGGCACTCAAGTTGGCACCCAGGGTGGCGGCCACCACCCTCATCACTATATGGGTGGGAGGGGCAACTACAGCAACTTCCCCGATCAAGGTGCGAGGATGGCTccccatcagcagcagcagcgggccGGTGAGAGAGGAAACCACCCGCATGGCTTCACCCATCAGGATGAAGGGCCCCCCCGAGGGTCTCAGCAAGGCCAGATTTGGGGAGCCCCGCACCCTCACTATGACCGCAATGGCCGCGCAGACATCCCCAATGTCGAGAATAACTCtcacctccaccaccatcacGGCCACCACCCTCAGCAGCCTCACTTCCCTCTCCATCCCCACAAGCAAGAGAGCAGCCGTGACAGGGTTGTCGAGGCTCCGGCCAAGAAGACGgactcctctccccctctccacCAACCTTCCCTCTCGTCTTCGTGCTCCTCCTCGgcctcctccacctctgccAGAGAAGATGGTAATGTCAAAATCGCCCTGCATCATCACCCCTCCCACAGAGAGGGTGAAGTGATGGGGCACGGCGAGAGAGGCAACAGCGGCGGCGGTAGCAGCCATGTGAAACAGGAGAAAACCGGCCAGGGGTACGCCCCCCATTCCTCCATGACCTCGAGCCCACCTCCCGCTCAGCATGGCGGTcacactcagcagcagcagcagcatccccATCCAAAGTCAAACCAAAGAGGGGGGCGGGAGCACAAGACAGAGACCCAGTGGGGCCCACGGCCTGGCAGCAGCAATACAGGTGGGGGGTCCTCTCACGGTAGGAGGGCCAACAATGCAGGAGGTGGGAACAATTCCCGCGGAGGTGACGACTCCTCCAACACTCCATCGGACCACAAGCCCTCCAGTCAGGGAGGAGGGGGCAATGCCAGTAAGAGGGCCGGTCCCATCAAGAAACCAGTGCtgaaagagatgaagagagagggagaagttgacggaggagaaaaaacaaaccaagGCTTCGGGAAAGATAAAGAGCAAGATGGGGGCCAACCCAGCTCCACGAAGCAGGATGCCTCCTCCGCCTCCCAGAACAGTTCAGCTCCATCTGGTAAAGAAGAGTCGACACAGTCCAAACCCAGGAACGGAAAAGAACGGtccggaggaggaggaggagggtcaggCAGAGGGCCCAAAGATGTAGACTCCACTTCAGGATTTTCAGGGTCCAGGAGGGACAGAGACCGCTCCTTTGAGAGAGGAGGCGGCGCCCCCCACCACCATGGAGTCCCCACCAAAGGCGGCCGAGGCAGTCGTGGACGAGGTGGGGAGTTTTACGGGCGTGGCCGTGGTTACCGGGGCACCTACACGGCCAGCGCTGGACCTAGTAGTGGCAGTCGGGGCAGAATGGGGGGCAGGAGTGGCAGAGACTACCGCTCGTCTGTGGCTGGTGGTCATCACCAGGAGTCGAAGGGTGAGGGGGCTGGAGGCAGGCACGGTCAAGACCGGTCCCAGCACAACCCCGCCAGAGCCAGGAACCGAAGTGAAACCCGCAGTGAGGGTTCTGAGTATGAAGAAATCCccaaaagaaggagggagaggggctCAGAGACTGGCAGTGAGAGTGGTGCAAGTGACCTCGGTCACTCAGACAAGGAAGACCACCAGAAACCCAACACCAAGAACGGCTCCGATAACGCCAACGCCGCCGGCAGCGGCAACATTTCATCTGCACCACCCAGAGGTTCACAGGCCCGGGTCTTCACCCCCAGGGGCGTACCCTCAAGGAGGGGCCGGGGTGGAGGCAGCGGAGGAGGAAACATGTACAGGAGTGGTGGAAACGTTGGAGGAACCGGTGGAGGACACAGAGTCGGACCCGGCTCCTCTTCCCACGGCGGCTCCTCCAAGCAGTCGGCGTCAGTGCGGAAGCAGCAAGCCCCGGCACAATCCTCCGGGCCCAAAGACTCGAACCGGGGGGGAAACAGCGGCGAGAAGAAGGACAAGATGTCTGATGGAGGTCAAGCTCAAAGTCAGGGGTCCAATCCCCCTCAGCCGTCTCTGTCCGCAGTTGCTCCCGCCACGCTCGCCTCCACGGAGAACGGTGGGGTTGTGACCCAGCAAGCTGCAACCAACCCCACGTCAAACTCCGGAGGGCCAAACTCAGTCCCTCTTCCTGCTAACCGTGGGTTCCCTCCAGGCGGGTTCGAGCGACCCCCCAGACGTCGGCGTCACGGGCGATCCCAGCATCAGCAGGACAAGCCGCCCCGCTTCCGGAGGCTGAAGGAGCGCGAGAACGCCGCACGCATCAACGGAGGAGTGGGGGTCATCGGAGGAGGAAGACCCTCCTCTCCGTCCCTGAATTCAGTTCAGGACAGTAACGGAGCCCCGATCTCCACCCCCATGACGGGCAACGCCCAAAATGCTAACCACAACGCCACACTAACCGCCAACAGTAACAGTGGTGGGGGGCATCTGAGCAACGCCAACagccaccaccatcaccactacAACCAGGGCAACGCTGGGCagaccccccaccaccacagcCACGGAGCCAAGTCCCCCGACTTCACCAACCAGAACTCGGACCAGGCCAACGAGGAGTGGGAGACCGCCTCCGAGAGCAGCGACTTCACAGAGTTCAGAGACCGGGAGGGCGGAGGGAAGTCGTACTCctcccaccatcaccaccacatgggaagaggaggaggaggaggaggaggagaaggaggcagaggaggtggtggaggaggaggaggagggggaggaggaggagtggtggATCGAGATATGGCGGGAAAGGAGCCGTCAGCGAATAAACGAAGCTTCTCGAGCCAACGACCCGGCATGGAGCGACAGAACCGGAGGGTCAACACTGGAGGAGGAGCGGGAGgcggagggggaggaagaggcccCCGCGGCCCCCCTGGTGGCGGCGGCGGGCCCGGCAACGGAGGCGGCAACCGTGGGGAGAGACGGGGCAACTGGCCCTCACCGAAAAATAGGAAGTGA